In Planctomycetia bacterium, one DNA window encodes the following:
- a CDS encoding PilZ domain-containing protein, with product MSHDPINAAARQFQRHATQYRARIEPHPDQAEQFRLSYSGFSDDLAVVDVSAGGLALHACFFVPRNLRLAVTILELKTADGRQLGDITVRAVVRRCVLVDYKPTYQVGLQFIDPTGTDEKMFVQVATDAGAITSAGRLEAAGVR from the coding sequence ATGAGCCATGATCCGATCAATGCCGCTGCGCGCCAATTCCAGCGCCATGCGACGCAGTATCGCGCGCGAATCGAACCGCATCCCGATCAGGCCGAGCAGTTTCGATTGAGTTATTCCGGATTCTCGGACGATCTGGCGGTTGTCGACGTGAGCGCCGGCGGCCTTGCGTTGCACGCTTGTTTCTTCGTGCCGCGCAATCTGCGCCTGGCTGTCACCATTCTCGAACTGAAGACGGCGGATGGCAGGCAGTTGGGCGATATCACGGTGCGCGCGGTGGTGCGGCGCTGCGTGCTCGTGGATTACAAACCTACGTACCAGGTCGGCCTGCAATTCATCGATCCGACTGGCACAGACGAAAAGATGTTCGTCCAGGTGGCGACGGATGCGGGCGCGATCACGTCGGCCGGGCGTCTGGAGGCAGCCGGTGTTCGTTAA
- a CDS encoding protein kinase, giving the protein MTDSQHRQPGQPPDAAGDALPGGAPESRAQPLHPGLPTGTGLGKYRILERIRTYHHAVVYKARDGMLDRLVTLKQMATDLLDDPIACGNFKREAHFLARCSFDPRFVVNVFELIEDEVGLFIVEEYVDGHWLDSLIAKRRVGPRDAPRLLRTAGAGLKLLHSLSIVHRCIDPTNILVTPSGVGKIANLSCAAHESDASRPPVITPRYAAPELLMEQGYDDRVDVYSLGMTLYEVCVGRRAFEQFIAQVAGSGPAGFGRWIDWVANPRETLPRADAVNPLVPPSLASVVERMTAKRLEDRFTSIEEAIDTLAASSNAAKSSPPARPAPPVVPRPAPVRPPTRFMPSFWQPPASVPVEARPTAPEPVAPAPTAPPLRPATQPHTVRPAAQVSPGGPATAARPASTSHVGRPADAQSTAPRPRTRRHVRATPPAARVIPRIEHVPSAPEAHESYKKRYPRMLKSAFVAALIIAVATYGGKWAWQSYFHGSIRSPARIVFTLAEDAYRAGQLEEARARFRELSNMKLTQPSDVALQRAAGGWLDLIEAYRALDRSDYEAVQLRLASAREQGVESFRIQEVQTRMWDKKDNERMVTEGMEALAREDFAAAERAFAAYEERAGKGGADSESLRETLESAKRDYRYRQSLKDARRSLLRDDFAAALGSLGQAEAIRITSETRDLRKEIIDAKNRFEWILTGDEALMSRDFSRAVSSYERASESAPSAEVEAKLKSARAHLFLEQAKHAIAAGDVLASEDLLRNSLYNADTEEARRQMERYAPAFEAARLVKSGDAAMLAGKFDEAEQVYRSALPQLPESARKDVQDKILQARRGQAMDRGDKAFLRGDMTAALLAYREAQRIKNGPDVEEKISRIQAQIP; this is encoded by the coding sequence ATGACAGATTCGCAGCATCGTCAGCCCGGTCAGCCACCGGACGCCGCAGGCGACGCCTTGCCCGGCGGCGCGCCGGAATCGCGCGCGCAGCCCCTGCACCCCGGTCTGCCGACCGGCACCGGACTGGGAAAGTATCGCATCCTCGAGCGCATCCGAACGTATCACCACGCCGTCGTTTACAAAGCACGCGACGGCATGCTGGATCGCCTCGTGACGCTCAAGCAGATGGCGACCGATCTGCTCGACGACCCCATTGCCTGCGGAAATTTCAAGCGCGAAGCGCATTTCCTCGCCCGCTGCTCCTTCGACCCGCGATTCGTCGTCAACGTCTTCGAACTCATCGAGGATGAAGTCGGGCTGTTTATCGTCGAGGAATACGTCGATGGCCACTGGCTCGATTCTCTGATCGCCAAACGCCGCGTCGGACCCAGGGATGCCCCCCGGCTGCTTCGGACGGCCGGCGCGGGGCTGAAACTGCTTCACAGCTTGAGCATCGTCCATCGATGCATCGACCCGACGAACATTCTGGTCACACCCAGCGGCGTCGGAAAGATCGCAAACCTCTCCTGCGCGGCCCACGAAAGCGATGCCAGCCGCCCGCCGGTGATCACACCTCGTTACGCCGCGCCAGAACTGCTCATGGAGCAGGGCTACGATGATCGCGTCGATGTCTACAGCCTCGGCATGACGCTCTACGAAGTATGCGTCGGCCGCCGGGCCTTCGAACAGTTCATCGCACAGGTGGCGGGTTCCGGCCCCGCCGGGTTTGGTCGATGGATCGACTGGGTGGCCAACCCGCGCGAGACGCTGCCCCGTGCCGACGCCGTCAACCCGCTTGTGCCACCGTCGCTTGCAAGCGTCGTTGAGCGAATGACCGCCAAGCGACTGGAGGATCGATTCACCTCCATCGAAGAGGCGATTGACACATTGGCGGCATCGTCGAACGCCGCGAAATCGTCACCGCCAGCCAGACCGGCCCCGCCCGTTGTCCCGCGACCTGCTCCCGTTCGACCGCCCACTCGTTTCATGCCGTCATTCTGGCAGCCTCCTGCATCGGTCCCCGTCGAGGCGAGGCCGACCGCGCCCGAGCCTGTCGCGCCCGCGCCAACGGCTCCGCCGCTTCGACCTGCCACGCAGCCGCATACCGTGCGCCCGGCGGCACAGGTCTCACCCGGTGGACCGGCGACCGCGGCGCGCCCGGCGTCGACTTCCCACGTCGGCAGACCGGCCGACGCTCAATCGACCGCGCCACGACCGCGCACGCGCCGACACGTCCGTGCGACGCCGCCTGCCGCGCGCGTCATTCCGCGCATCGAACACGTTCCCTCTGCCCCCGAGGCCCACGAGAGCTACAAAAAACGCTACCCGCGCATGCTCAAGAGTGCCTTTGTGGCGGCACTGATCATTGCCGTGGCCACCTACGGCGGCAAGTGGGCCTGGCAGTCCTATTTCCACGGTTCGATTCGCAGCCCGGCACGCATCGTCTTCACGCTGGCGGAAGACGCCTACCGAGCCGGACAATTGGAGGAAGCACGCGCACGCTTCCGCGAATTGTCCAACATGAAACTCACCCAGCCTTCCGATGTCGCGCTTCAGCGCGCGGCGGGCGGCTGGTTGGATCTGATCGAAGCCTATCGCGCACTGGACCGAAGCGACTACGAAGCCGTTCAGCTCCGACTGGCATCCGCGCGCGAGCAGGGAGTCGAGTCCTTCCGCATCCAGGAAGTTCAGACGCGCATGTGGGACAAGAAGGACAACGAGCGCATGGTCACCGAGGGAATGGAAGCCCTCGCTCGCGAAGATTTTGCCGCCGCCGAACGCGCGTTTGCCGCTTACGAGGAGCGCGCCGGCAAAGGCGGCGCCGATTCCGAATCACTGCGCGAGACCTTGGAATCCGCCAAGCGGGATTACCGCTATCGCCAATCCCTCAAAGACGCTCGCAGATCGCTCCTGCGCGACGACTTTGCCGCGGCCCTCGGCAGCCTGGGGCAGGCCGAAGCCATTCGAATTACCAGTGAAACGCGCGATCTGCGGAAAGAAATCATTGACGCAAAGAATCGGTTCGAGTGGATCCTGACCGGAGACGAAGCCCTGATGTCGCGGGACTTCAGCCGCGCGGTGAGTTCCTACGAACGCGCCAGCGAATCGGCCCCCAGCGCTGAAGTGGAAGCAAAGCTCAAATCCGCACGTGCCCACCTCTTCCTGGAACAGGCCAAGCACGCCATTGCCGCCGGGGATGTCCTTGCCAGCGAAGACCTCCTCCGTAATTCGCTTTACAACGCCGACACCGAAGAAGCCCGTCGCCAGATGGAACGCTATGCGCCGGCCTTCGAGGCTGCGCGGCTGGTCAAGAGCGGTGATGCGGCGATGCTCGCCGGCAAGTTCGACGAGGCGGAACAGGTGTATCGCAGTGCCTTGCCGCAATTGCCCGAGTCCGCACGCAAAGACGTTCAGGACAAGATTCTTCAGGCTCGCCGCGGGCAGGCAATGGACCGCGGTGACAAGGCTTTCCTGCGCGGTGACATGACCGCCGCGCTGCTCGCATACCGCGAAGCCCAGCGCATCAAGAACGGCCCCGATGTCGAAGAGAAAATCAGCCGCATCCAGGCCCAGATTCCCTGA
- a CDS encoding efflux RND transporter periplasmic adaptor subunit, with amino-acid sequence MSMNVKRGLGFGRIGSLIAVIVAHSLTVSMARGQPAMARAVEVAAVERELVAPTIQLVGTVRPRIRTIVATEIAGLVSELPVEEGDSVKKGDVLCRLRETQRQLALDESKARLSELGDVIVEREAMLRKTEFEAQRMEGLYKLERCTEKEFRDAREEYEAAKGRHQQAVHAHAAYQATVDRMADDVSRMTIRAPCDGFVVSKQTEIGSWVELGGAVVELIDLSTVKVRVSAPESAAPWCEPGEPVVVHIDALGRSFDGKIARRVPDADPQARTVPIEVDVPNAKAEILAGMFARVAVPNGPRRMAPIVPKDAVVVRGAQQMVFSITETAEGFLAVPVSVKIESELADRVSISGAGVEALRAVVIRGNEYLFGPTPVGLSPESAAMLKPARAPTSQPTGPTTQPVAPKRTAMIHDFLPAYLIGHGGRPRTC; translated from the coding sequence ATGTCAATGAACGTGAAGCGCGGGCTGGGGTTTGGAAGAATCGGTAGCCTGATAGCCGTTATCGTAGCGCATTCGCTGACGGTTTCGATGGCGCGGGGTCAACCCGCCATGGCGCGCGCCGTGGAAGTTGCAGCGGTGGAGCGCGAACTTGTCGCGCCGACCATTCAACTGGTCGGCACGGTCCGGCCGCGCATTCGCACGATTGTGGCAACCGAAATCGCGGGTCTGGTGTCCGAGTTGCCGGTGGAAGAGGGGGACTCGGTGAAGAAGGGCGACGTGCTTTGCCGGCTGCGCGAGACCCAGCGGCAACTTGCCCTGGATGAATCCAAGGCGAGGCTGTCGGAGTTGGGGGATGTCATCGTGGAGCGCGAGGCGATGCTGCGCAAGACGGAGTTCGAGGCGCAGCGGATGGAAGGGCTGTACAAGCTGGAGCGCTGCACCGAGAAGGAGTTCCGCGATGCGCGCGAGGAGTACGAGGCGGCCAAGGGGCGCCACCAGCAGGCGGTCCACGCGCACGCGGCCTATCAGGCGACGGTCGATCGCATGGCAGACGATGTGTCACGGATGACGATCCGCGCGCCGTGTGATGGGTTTGTGGTCAGCAAGCAGACCGAGATCGGCAGTTGGGTGGAGTTAGGCGGGGCGGTGGTGGAGCTGATTGATCTGTCGACGGTCAAAGTGCGCGTGTCCGCGCCGGAGTCGGCCGCACCGTGGTGCGAGCCGGGCGAGCCGGTGGTGGTTCACATCGACGCATTGGGACGGAGCTTCGATGGGAAGATCGCACGCCGCGTTCCGGATGCCGATCCACAGGCACGAACGGTGCCGATTGAAGTCGATGTGCCGAATGCCAAGGCGGAAATCCTGGCAGGAATGTTTGCTCGTGTAGCGGTGCCGAACGGGCCACGACGAATGGCGCCGATCGTGCCCAAGGATGCGGTGGTGGTGCGCGGCGCGCAGCAGATGGTGTTTTCCATCACAGAAACAGCTGAAGGGTTTCTGGCTGTTCCGGTTTCGGTGAAGATCGAGTCAGAGCTAGCCGATCGTGTGTCGATTTCCGGGGCGGGCGTGGAGGCATTGCGAGCGGTCGTGATCCGCGGCAACGAGTACCTGTTCGGGCCTACACCGGTCGGTTTGTCACCAGAGTCCGCCGCGATGCTGAAACCGGCCCGCGCACCGACGAGTCAGCCAACGGGGCCGACCACCCAGCCTGTGGCGCCGAAGCGCACGGCGATGATCCATGATTTCCTGCCTGCTTACCTGATCGGCCACGGGGGCCGGCCGCGCACCTGTTGA
- a CDS encoding fumarylacetoacetate hydrolase family protein yields MRLIRFLDCDGKVRYGRPADPERAFPVVGDIYTEYEVADRPIPILARLAPVDPPNIFAIGRNYVEHAKEMSAEVEKEPLIFLKATTSVIGPDEPIILPASAPDEVDFEAELAVVIGRPARNVPESRAMEHVLGFTAANDVTARDCQKRRDKQWARGKSFDTFCPLGPDLVPAGSLDPGRLTVRSILNGREMQSGNTGDMIFSVSFLVSYLSHQFRLLPGTVILTGTPPGVGAARTPPVFLRAGDVIEVEIEAIGRLTNRVEAASTPASHIA; encoded by the coding sequence ATGCGTCTGATTCGATTCCTCGATTGCGACGGAAAGGTGCGTTACGGGCGGCCTGCGGATCCCGAGCGCGCATTTCCCGTGGTGGGTGACATTTATACGGAGTACGAAGTCGCAGATCGACCGATCCCGATCCTGGCGCGGCTTGCGCCGGTGGATCCGCCCAACATCTTCGCGATCGGGCGGAACTACGTTGAGCACGCCAAAGAGATGAGCGCCGAGGTGGAGAAGGAGCCGCTCATTTTTCTGAAGGCGACGACGTCGGTCATTGGTCCGGATGAGCCGATCATCCTGCCGGCGTCGGCCCCGGACGAAGTGGACTTCGAGGCGGAATTGGCCGTCGTCATCGGGCGTCCGGCACGGAATGTGCCGGAGTCGCGGGCGATGGAACATGTGCTGGGATTCACGGCGGCGAACGATGTCACGGCGCGTGATTGTCAGAAACGGCGCGACAAACAATGGGCACGTGGAAAGAGTTTCGACACGTTCTGCCCGCTCGGCCCGGACTTGGTGCCGGCCGGCAGCCTCGACCCCGGTCGGCTGACGGTTCGATCCATTCTGAACGGCCGGGAGATGCAATCCGGCAACACGGGCGACATGATTTTTTCCGTGTCGTTTCTTGTCAGCTATTTGTCACACCAGTTTCGTCTGCTGCCGGGCACGGTGATCCTCACTGGTACGCCGCCGGGCGTCGGTGCTGCGCGGACGCCGCCGGTCTTCCTTCGAGCGGGGGATGTCATCGAGGTGGAGATCGAAGCGATCGGGCGGCTGACGAATCGCGTAGAAGCGGCGTCCACGCCCGCGTCCCATATCGCTTGA
- a CDS encoding efflux RND transporter permease subunit produces the protein MNVIDFFIKNPVKVAVGVLLLVLFGLLTVVPPSILPSPIRVPVQLTPNMDEPVVSVTTLWEGASPEEVEREIIDPQEEVLKSVTGLKKLTSAASQGSGAITLEFVVGTNQDVAKQDVSDALRRVKYQIPLNEFENPIVISGRPFGQEAIAWMILSSEAPDVSVPSMKTFVDDNVKSVLERVEGIASIGVYGGREREVQVVADPWRLAQAGITFNELAQALTSQNTNVSAGASSQGKRDIVIRTMGQFTSLEEVRQTVIKTGPGGPIRVGDVAEVRDDFKKQYEFVRSKGREVIALAAYRETNANVIETMEGLREAVAGVNREVLAPRGLDLELTNVYDQTVYIHSAIGLVKDNIYFGGALAVVVLWLFLRSWSATGIVALAIPISVIGTFLVIPLADRTVNVVMLAGLAFAVGMVVDNAIVVLENIYRHMEMGKPREQAALEGSAEVWGAVLANSLTTAIVFLPIIFVKEEAGQLFRDIAIAISAAVLLSLVVSLTVIPPLAARYLVSSRAKAREEGGRIAHALGRFVGWINGRVGTRLAVVLIATFGSVWLSMRLAPEPSYLPSGNQNLIFGFLITPPGYNAQEFRQIGISLEEGDPAKGQIGIRPFWEAEPGSEQYAKLLSDWNTMVEKFVVPGKQAEIASQEAILKDGKSDRRERADARARIRELRRDIALWRTPPPPIDNFFYVSFGGQAIMGCSSKDPGNVRPLLNVLNSTGFSIPDSFAIFFQTSIFTNLGESNSVEVEVRGDDLDRVTAAAGNIAMACRERFGNMPESTPRNFQLGRREDRLVPDRVRAGEVGLNVADIGSIVRACGDGRVVGQYREGGDSVDLTIKFAGLDDPDQARGATSRITETPVFTPSGRIVPLSSVCRLERTTAPQEIDHIETQRSVKLTIRPPEGMALPEVINTIQDEIVAPMRASGYGPQQLKIEPGIIVSLAGNADKLRTTWDALKWLLLLSFLICYLLMAGLFESFAYPFVIIFTVPFAVIGGFIGLALVNQWTWSNPSLAVQQLDMLTILGFVILLGIVVNNGILIVHQSLNYMSYGRTAQAAIVESVQSRLRPILMTVMTTFFGQLPLVIRPGSGAELYRGLGAVVLGGLLVSTLFTLIVVPAVLSLFLGARLHLSRALFGRRARQAGGEIALAAAGSAPFSIQEGTPSFVGATAGASVQSAPAMESDDEPQPLAASPRQG, from the coding sequence ATGAACGTGATTGACTTTTTCATTAAGAACCCGGTCAAGGTGGCCGTCGGCGTGCTGCTGCTGGTGTTGTTCGGTTTGTTGACCGTGGTGCCGCCGTCGATCCTTCCGTCGCCGATTCGCGTACCGGTTCAGTTGACGCCGAACATGGATGAGCCGGTGGTGTCGGTGACGACGCTTTGGGAGGGGGCCAGCCCGGAGGAAGTCGAGCGCGAGATCATCGATCCGCAGGAAGAGGTGCTCAAGAGCGTCACGGGCCTGAAAAAGCTGACGTCGGCGGCGTCGCAGGGCAGCGGGGCGATCACGCTGGAGTTCGTCGTCGGCACGAATCAGGACGTGGCGAAGCAGGACGTGAGCGATGCGTTGCGTCGGGTGAAGTACCAGATTCCGCTGAATGAGTTTGAGAATCCGATCGTGATATCGGGTCGGCCGTTCGGGCAGGAGGCGATTGCGTGGATGATTCTGTCCAGCGAGGCGCCGGACGTGTCGGTTCCCTCGATGAAGACTTTTGTAGATGATAACGTCAAATCGGTGCTGGAGCGGGTGGAGGGGATCGCGTCGATCGGGGTGTATGGCGGGCGCGAGCGCGAGGTGCAGGTGGTCGCGGACCCGTGGCGGCTGGCGCAGGCGGGGATCACGTTCAACGAGTTGGCGCAGGCGTTGACGAGCCAGAATACGAACGTTTCGGCCGGTGCGAGTTCGCAGGGCAAGCGGGACATCGTGATTCGCACGATGGGTCAGTTCACGTCGCTGGAGGAGGTTCGTCAGACGGTGATCAAGACCGGTCCGGGCGGGCCGATCCGCGTGGGCGACGTGGCCGAGGTGCGGGACGATTTCAAGAAGCAATACGAGTTCGTTCGGAGCAAGGGGCGCGAGGTGATCGCGCTGGCGGCCTATCGCGAGACAAACGCGAACGTGATCGAGACGATGGAAGGGCTGCGTGAAGCGGTGGCCGGCGTGAACCGGGAGGTGCTGGCGCCGCGGGGCCTGGACTTGGAATTGACGAATGTCTATGATCAGACGGTGTACATTCACTCGGCGATCGGGCTGGTCAAGGACAACATTTATTTCGGCGGCGCGCTGGCGGTGGTCGTGTTGTGGCTGTTTCTGCGGAGCTGGTCGGCGACGGGCATCGTGGCGCTGGCGATCCCGATCTCGGTCATCGGCACGTTCCTGGTGATTCCGCTGGCGGATCGCACGGTGAACGTTGTGATGCTGGCGGGTCTGGCGTTCGCGGTCGGCATGGTTGTCGATAACGCGATCGTGGTGTTGGAGAACATCTACCGCCACATGGAGATGGGCAAGCCGCGGGAGCAGGCGGCGCTGGAAGGATCGGCCGAGGTCTGGGGCGCCGTGTTGGCGAATTCCCTGACGACGGCGATCGTGTTTCTTCCGATTATCTTTGTGAAGGAAGAGGCTGGTCAGTTGTTTCGCGATATCGCGATTGCGATCTCGGCGGCGGTTCTGTTGTCGTTGGTGGTGTCGCTGACGGTGATTCCGCCTTTGGCGGCGCGGTATCTTGTGTCAAGCCGTGCGAAGGCGCGCGAAGAGGGCGGGCGCATCGCGCACGCGCTGGGGCGATTCGTCGGATGGATCAACGGACGAGTGGGAACGCGGCTGGCTGTGGTGCTGATTGCGACGTTCGGCTCTGTGTGGTTGTCCATGCGCTTGGCGCCGGAGCCAAGTTACCTGCCGTCCGGGAATCAGAATTTGATTTTTGGGTTCCTGATTACGCCGCCGGGCTACAACGCGCAGGAGTTTCGCCAAATCGGCATCTCGCTGGAGGAGGGCGACCCCGCGAAGGGGCAGATCGGGATTCGGCCGTTCTGGGAGGCGGAACCGGGTTCGGAGCAGTACGCGAAGCTGTTGAGCGATTGGAACACCATGGTGGAGAAGTTTGTCGTTCCTGGAAAGCAGGCGGAAATCGCATCGCAGGAGGCGATTCTGAAGGACGGCAAGAGTGATCGTCGGGAGCGAGCCGATGCCCGCGCCCGCATTCGCGAGCTGCGGCGCGATATTGCGCTGTGGCGCACCCCGCCACCGCCGATTGACAATTTCTTCTACGTTTCGTTCGGCGGACAGGCGATCATGGGGTGCTCGAGCAAGGATCCCGGCAATGTGCGGCCGTTGCTCAACGTGCTGAACAGCACGGGTTTTTCCATACCGGATTCGTTCGCGATTTTTTTTCAGACTTCGATTTTTACCAATCTCGGCGAGAGCAACTCCGTCGAAGTGGAAGTGCGTGGCGACGATCTCGATCGCGTCACCGCCGCAGCGGGCAACATCGCGATGGCGTGCCGGGAGCGATTCGGGAATATGCCGGAGTCGACGCCTCGAAACTTCCAACTTGGCCGGCGCGAGGATCGGCTCGTTCCCGATCGCGTGCGCGCGGGGGAGGTGGGACTGAACGTGGCGGACATCGGGTCCATCGTTCGTGCCTGTGGCGATGGGCGCGTGGTGGGGCAGTATCGCGAGGGGGGCGATAGCGTCGATTTGACGATCAAGTTCGCCGGGTTGGACGACCCGGACCAGGCGCGTGGCGCGACCAGCCGAATCACGGAGACGCCCGTATTCACCCCGTCCGGCCGGATCGTGCCGTTGTCGTCGGTGTGTCGGCTGGAGCGGACGACGGCTCCACAGGAGATCGACCACATCGAGACGCAGCGCTCTGTGAAGCTCACGATTCGCCCGCCGGAGGGCATGGCGTTGCCGGAGGTGATCAACACGATTCAGGACGAGATCGTCGCGCCGATGCGCGCGAGCGGCTACGGCCCGCAGCAGCTCAAGATTGAGCCGGGCATCATTGTCAGCCTTGCGGGGAACGCGGACAAACTGCGCACGACCTGGGACGCGCTCAAATGGCTGCTGCTTCTGTCATTTCTGATCTGCTACCTGCTCATGGCGGGCCTGTTCGAGTCCTTTGCCTATCCGTTTGTCATCATCTTCACGGTGCCGTTCGCGGTGATCGGCGGGTTCATCGGCTTGGCGCTGGTCAATCAATGGACCTGGTCGAACCCATCGCTGGCCGTGCAGCAGCTTGACATGCTGACCATTCTCGGATTCGTGATCCTGCTGGGCATTGTCGTGAATAATGGCATTCTCATTGTGCATCAGTCGCTGAATTACATGAGTTACGGCCGCACGGCGCAAGCGGCCATTGTTGAGTCCGTTCAGTCCCGTCTGCGGCCGATTCTGATGACCGTGATGACGACCTTTTTTGGCCAATTGCCACTGGTGATTCGACCAGGCTCCGGGGCGGAGTTGTATCGCGGACTGGGGGCGGTCGTGCTGGGCGGTTTGCTGGTTTCGACCCTCTTCACGCTGATCGTGGTACCGGCCGTGTTGTCGCTCTTCCTCGGGGCGCGCCTGCACTTGAGCCGGGCGCTGTTCGGACGGCGCGCGCGGCAGGCGGGCGGGGAGATCGCGTTGGCGGCCGCAGGTTCAGCGCCGTTTTCCATTCAGGAAGGCACTCCATCCTTTGTCGGCGCCACGGCCGGCGCTTCGGTGCAATCGGCGCCCGCAATGGAGTCAGATGACGAGCCGCAGCCGCTCGCCGCGTCCCCCCGTCAGGGCTAG
- a CDS encoding type II/IV secretion system protein, with translation MFVNANDELRDQLLREGVLPPADVEAAYKQAEEVGLDLEIVLRKSHRLSDTHLTALRALRQGVTYCNIGDFLPALSNAALVSEELARRHVMFPLFQCDGVITLGIKDPNDLTAIDQVRRLTRQEVDVVLAGETELLGLIERAYGTSRYIEETSVADSLTELSDAAALEDNQPVIRLVENLINEAVRQGASDIHIEPTEHELRIRVRVDGVLREIAAPPLALHRALVSRIKVIAKLDISKTRTPQDGAFHHRNVEHEVVIRVSILPSVFGEAVVLRILRNESDSVTLNDLGMPQRVLNRFRAVISNAHGMILVSGPTGSGKSTTLYAGIKSIVCPQKNIIAIEDPVEYRNSRIRQVQVNTEADLTFANGLRSVLRQDPDVIMVGEIRDRETAQIAVQAALTGHLLLSTVHTNDSISAIARLRDLGVPEYLISSSLLAVLAQRLCRRVCPECKAPESPPEFLLRAIGLESAEQLDFEPMRGKGCRRCVGSGYVGRVGLYELFELNETFSEMVVRGESSEAIRAAARAAGMQFMVQDGVEKVRAGLTTVEEVARVAGRA, from the coding sequence GTGTTCGTTAACGCCAACGATGAATTGCGCGATCAACTTCTGCGCGAGGGCGTGCTTCCTCCCGCGGATGTGGAGGCTGCCTACAAACAAGCGGAGGAGGTCGGTCTCGATCTGGAGATCGTGCTTCGCAAGTCGCACCGACTGTCGGATACGCATCTGACGGCCCTGCGAGCGTTGCGGCAGGGCGTGACCTATTGCAACATCGGGGACTTTCTTCCTGCGCTGTCGAACGCGGCGCTGGTCAGCGAGGAGCTGGCGCGGCGCCATGTCATGTTTCCGTTGTTTCAATGCGACGGCGTCATCACGCTCGGGATCAAGGACCCCAACGACCTGACGGCGATCGACCAGGTGCGGCGGCTGACGCGGCAGGAGGTGGACGTTGTCCTCGCGGGTGAGACCGAGCTGCTCGGTCTCATTGAGCGGGCCTATGGTACAAGCCGCTACATCGAGGAAACATCTGTTGCCGATTCGTTGACTGAATTGTCGGATGCTGCGGCGCTGGAGGACAACCAGCCAGTCATCCGTCTCGTCGAGAATCTCATCAACGAAGCGGTTCGGCAGGGTGCATCGGATATCCACATCGAGCCGACTGAACACGAATTGCGCATTCGCGTGCGCGTTGACGGTGTGTTGCGGGAGATCGCGGCACCGCCGCTGGCACTTCACCGCGCTCTGGTCTCGCGGATCAAGGTCATCGCCAAGCTGGATATCTCCAAGACCCGCACGCCGCAGGATGGTGCGTTTCACCATCGAAACGTCGAACACGAAGTCGTGATCCGCGTATCGATCCTGCCGTCGGTGTTCGGCGAGGCGGTGGTGCTTCGTATTCTGCGCAACGAGTCGGACTCGGTGACGCTGAACGACCTGGGCATGCCGCAACGGGTGTTGAATCGATTCCGTGCGGTGATCTCGAATGCGCACGGGATGATACTGGTGTCCGGTCCGACCGGTTCGGGCAAGTCCACCACGCTGTACGCCGGGATCAAGAGCATCGTCTGCCCGCAGAAGAACATCATCGCGATCGAAGACCCGGTGGAATACCGCAACAGTCGCATTCGCCAGGTGCAGGTGAACACCGAGGCGGACTTGACGTTTGCCAACGGCCTGCGATCGGTGCTTCGTCAGGATCCGGACGTGATCATGGTCGGTGAGATTCGTGATCGCGAGACCGCGCAGATCGCGGTGCAGGCGGCGCTGACCGGTCACTTGCTCTTGAGCACGGTTCATACGAACGACTCGATCAGCGCGATCGCGCGGCTTCGAGACCTGGGTGTTCCGGAATATCTGATTTCTTCGTCGTTGCTGGCCGTGTTGGCGCAGCGGCTGTGTCGGCGGGTGTGCCCGGAATGCAAAGCGCCGGAAAGCCCGCCGGAGTTCCTGTTGCGGGCGATCGGTCTGGAGTCGGCCGAGCAGTTGGATTTTGAGCCGATGCGTGGCAAGGGATGTCGCCGCTGCGTGGGAAGCGGTTACGTTGGCCGCGTCGGCCTGTATGAGCTGTTCGAGCTGAATGAGACGTTCTCGGAAATGGTTGTGCGTGGCGAGAGCAGCGAGGCGATTCGCGCTGCCGCGCGGGCCGCGGGCATGCAGTTCATGGTGCAGGACGGGGTCGAGAAAGTCCGAGCAGGCCTCACGACGGTCGAGGAAGTCGCGCGCGTCGCCGGTCGTGCCTAG
- a CDS encoding RNA polymerase sigma factor — MAAPNPMNQAALKDAYETHGPKVLAYLRARLANAHDCEELLQQTFLTIATDSRGYEAAASPRAWLIGIARNLLREHLRRRHRTATINGDLEIPAVTHVADDRLEGIRMAIAGLPAAQREALELRLRDDMSYAEIAEALRIPVGTVRSRLHHAVEALRRQFRDCELSSILRRDH; from the coding sequence ATGGCCGCGCCGAACCCCATGAATCAGGCAGCGCTGAAGGACGCGTACGAGACACACGGCCCGAAGGTCCTCGCGTATCTGCGCGCCCGGTTGGCGAATGCCCACGACTGCGAGGAACTCTTGCAACAAACTTTCCTCACGATTGCGACGGATTCGCGCGGCTATGAAGCCGCCGCATCGCCCCGCGCCTGGCTCATCGGGATCGCGCGAAACCTGTTGCGCGAACATCTTCGTCGCCGACACCGCACGGCGACGATCAACGGCGATCTGGAGATTCCGGCTGTAACGCATGTCGCTGACGACCGCTTGGAAGGGATTCGCATGGCAATCGCCGGTCTTCCTGCCGCGCAGCGCGAAGCACTGGAGCTGCGCCTGCGCGACGACATGAGTTACGCCGAAATCGCCGAAGCGCTGCGCATCCCTGTCGGCACGGTGCGATCCAGACTGCACCATGCCGTCGAAGCCCTGCGGCGTCAATTCCGCGATTGCGAGCTATCGTCTATCCTGCGCCGGGATCATTGA